In the Candidatus Electrothrix sp. GW3-4 genome, one interval contains:
- a CDS encoding RHS repeat-associated core domain-containing protein, protein MDVMHTWRSGEGWDSPTWPSANDGLADITRWHYHEATGLLESKEDAQSQQAQYTYFEGGRLHTRIWARNSASLVTTYSYDPNNGELTGIDYSDTTPDIGFTYNRTGQRSTVTDAVGSRSFTYNTALQPETETLTGLISRTITRSYDTTTVPGRNTGFNTDSSYAVTYGYDNTGRFGGVSWNVGTHSDSATYARVPDSHLLHTTTFASGGVITNSYEPNRNLRIGVKNEYGSSTVSQYDYVYDNIGRRTSATMTGEAFSVSLPVPPDQNLINTDTYTSVSYTPNSLNQYNEVNNDGSVINPTHDEDGNLTDDARLTYVWNGENRLASATPKNPVSGDKKIELLYDYMGRRVRKITTTWDGSTWQPDETALFVYDGWNMIEELDGAGSTTASYVHGLDLSQSIQGAGGIGGILARIDHGTDKVHLYFFDANGNVGQLIDIADGSVVAAYEYAPFGGLTSAAGSYAEVNPFRFSSKYADDTTGLYYYGYRYYSPDTGRWLSRDPIGEEGGLNLYGFVRNDGINDTDPKGLSSTHGGVLQDIKTISASSYNGLSDSLKREYISFFVGVSIKARTVYDALPTLYPVEFNFFYEYGIDNYYNICRFKETGMSGFAELWSNFKDFAAQKANSRFNEGLKEYAEFLYGWTNDIPVLGKFKSLYDSTQLDHQALESETIQLMIEPNLINEDTFQNLFNHSTTYYINMNN, encoded by the coding sequence ATGGATGTCATGCATACCTGGCGGAGCGGCGAGGGCTGGGATTCTCCGACTTGGCCGTCTGCCAATGACGGACTGGCTGATATAACCCGCTGGCATTACCACGAGGCCACCGGCCTGCTGGAGTCCAAGGAAGATGCGCAGAGCCAACAGGCGCAGTACACCTATTTTGAAGGAGGCAGACTCCATACCCGGATCTGGGCACGGAACTCGGCTTCGCTGGTCACCACCTACAGCTACGATCCAAATAACGGCGAACTGACCGGTATCGACTATTCCGACACCACCCCGGATATCGGGTTTACCTACAATCGCACCGGGCAGCGCAGTACAGTGACCGATGCAGTGGGCAGCCGCAGCTTCACTTACAATACTGCTCTCCAACCGGAGACCGAAACCCTCACCGGACTGATCAGCCGGACGATTACCCGTTCATACGACACAACCACTGTGCCCGGCAGAAACACCGGTTTCAACACGGACAGCAGCTATGCCGTTACCTACGGCTATGACAACACCGGACGCTTTGGAGGTGTTTCCTGGAATGTCGGCACCCACTCCGATAGTGCGACCTACGCCCGCGTACCTGACTCGCATCTGCTCCACACAACCACTTTTGCATCGGGAGGAGTGATTACCAACTCCTATGAACCGAACCGTAATCTGAGAATCGGCGTGAAAAACGAGTACGGTTCATCCACTGTTTCTCAGTATGACTATGTTTATGACAATATAGGGCGTCGCACCTCGGCGACCATGACAGGAGAGGCATTTTCCGTCTCTCTGCCTGTTCCGCCGGATCAAAATTTGATCAACACTGATACCTATACCTCTGTAAGCTATACTCCCAACAGTCTAAATCAATACAATGAGGTGAATAACGACGGAAGTGTTATCAATCCTACCCATGACGAAGATGGTAACCTGACGGACGACGCTCGGTTGACTTATGTCTGGAACGGCGAAAACCGCCTTGCCTCGGCTACACCCAAGAATCCGGTCAGCGGCGATAAAAAAATTGAGCTGCTCTATGATTACATGGGCCGGAGAGTGCGGAAAATTACAACTACCTGGGATGGCTCGACTTGGCAACCCGATGAGACAGCCCTCTTCGTCTACGACGGCTGGAATATGATTGAGGAATTGGACGGAGCTGGGTCAACCACAGCCAGCTATGTTCATGGTCTTGACCTGTCGCAGAGTATTCAGGGAGCCGGAGGTATCGGAGGTATTCTGGCTCGAATCGACCACGGAACAGATAAGGTTCACCTCTATTTCTTCGATGCCAACGGTAATGTCGGTCAGCTGATTGATATTGCAGACGGAAGCGTTGTTGCGGCCTACGAATATGCACCTTTTGGCGGCCTGACTTCTGCTGCGGGGAGTTATGCTGAGGTTAATCCGTTCAGATTCAGTTCCAAGTATGCCGATGATACGACGGGGCTGTATTATTACGGGTACCGTTATTATTCGCCCGATACGGGAAGATGGTTGAGTCGTGATCCGATTGGGGAAGAGGGTGGATTGAATCTGTATGGGTTTGTTAGAAATGATGGTATTAATGACACTGATCCCAAAGGATTATCATCAACACATGGTGGAGTATTACAAGATATAAAGACAATTAGCGCATCTTCCTACAATGGGCTTTCAGATTCTTTAAAGCGAGAATATATTTCCTTTTTTGTTGGTGTTTCTATCAAAGCACGTACTGTTTATGACGCATTGCCAACCCTCTACCCTGTGGAGTTTAATTTCTTTTACGAATATGGTATTGATAATTACTATAACATTTGCAGGTTTAAAGAAACGGGCATGAGTGGTTTTGCCGAGTTATGGAGTAATTTTAAAGATTTTGCAGCTCAAAAGGCAAATAGCAGATTTAATGAAGGGTTAAAAGAATACGCTGAATTCTTATATGGTTGGACTAATGATATTCCAGTTTTGGGAAAATTTAAGTCTTTGTATGACTCCACTCAACTCGACCACCAAGCACTTGAATCTGAGACTATCCAATTGATGATTGAACCTAACTTAATAAATGAAGATACATTTCAGAACCTTTTCAATCATTCGACAACATATTATATCAACATGAACAATTAG
- a CDS encoding IS3 family transposase (programmed frameshift), with the protein MSRKRRVHSAAFKGKVALEALKELKPINVLASQYEIQPNQISTWKKQLKEGVSEMFSKKRGRAKEDSRKAEKRLYEEIGRLKMELDWLKKKVCESYSDPIDLIDSKHKSISIQRQCDLLGISRSRYYYKPAVESELNLKLMRIIDEIYTDCPFYGSRRMVIELERRSFRVNRKRVQRLMRLMGIEAIYPKPKLSQRNIEHKVYPYLLRNILIDRPNQVWSTDITYIPMQSGFMYLTVIIDWYSRYILSWRISNTMDNDFCVEALDEALTHGLPDIFNTDQGVQFTSKQFTQRLTDVDVKISMDGKGRALDNIFVERLWRTVKYENIYLKDYRNGNELYHGLEEYFSFYNTRRPHQSLGYRSPEDIHYCS; encoded by the exons ATGTCACGTAAAAGAAGAGTCCACTCAGCTGCATTTAAAGGAAAAGTTGCACTTGAAGCACTGAAAGAACTAAAGCCGATTAATGTACTGGCCTCCCAGTATGAGATTCAGCCAAACCAGATTAGCACCTGGAAAAAGCAGCTAAAAGAAGGTGTGTCCGAAATGTTCAGCAAAAAACGCGGTAGAGCCAAAGAGGATTCCAGGAAGGCTGAAAAGCGCTTATACGAAGAAATCGGTCGCCTAAAAATGGAGTTGGACTGGCTTAAAAAAAAAGTCTG TGAGTCCTACTCAGATCCCATTGATTTAATTGACTCTAAGCACAAGTCAATCAGCATCCAGAGGCAATGTGACCTATTGGGCATCAGTCGATCCCGCTATTACTACAAGCCTGCGGTCGAGAGCGAATTGAACCTCAAATTGATGCGAATTATCGATGAGATCTACACCGACTGCCCTTTTTACGGAAGCAGACGGATGGTCATCGAACTGGAACGGCGTTCTTTTCGTGTCAACAGAAAGCGGGTTCAACGGTTGATGCGCCTTATGGGGATTGAAGCGATCTACCCGAAACCGAAGTTAAGTCAACGGAATATTGAACATAAGGTTTATCCATACCTTTTGCGGAACATCTTGATTGATCGTCCCAATCAGGTCTGGAGCACAGATATCACGTACATCCCGATGCAGAGCGGTTTCATGTATCTGACGGTAATTATTGACTGGTACAGCCGATACATCCTCAGTTGGCGTATATCCAATACGATGGATAACGATTTTTGTGTCGAAGCTCTTGATGAAGCATTAACTCATGGATTACCCGATATTTTTAATACAGATCAGGGAGTGCAATTCACAAGCAAGCAGTTTACACAACGCCTGACAGATGTTGATGTAAAAATCAGCATGGACGGCAAGGGCCGAGCACTGGATAATATTTTTGTCGAGCGTCTTTGGCGTACAGTAAAGTACGAAAATATCTACCTGAAAGACTATCGAAATGGCAATGAGTTATACCACGGTCTGGAAGAGTATTTTTCGTTTTATAATACCCGACGTCCTCATCAGTCTTTGGGGTACAGATCTCCTGAAGATATTCATTATTGCTCATGA
- a CDS encoding RHS repeat-associated core domain-containing protein produces the protein MQYGYEPNSHLLKSATFGSGASTGYSYEPHRNLKSSVLNTYNSATISQYDYTHDNIGRRNSMTTSGDAFSVSLPVPPDQKLVNTGTYTSVDYTANDLNQYTSVNTNGATASPAYDNDGGLTDDGTFTYSWNEENRLITITPKTPAVGDEKLEFLYDYMGRRVRKVTTAWDGSTWQSDETRFFVYDGWNLIEELDGTGATTASYVYGLDLSQSLQGAGGIGGILARVDHSAGKMHVYFYDANGNVGQMLDSTDGSVVAAYEYAPFGGLTSAMGSYADVNPFRFSSKYADDVAGLYYHGYRYYSPELGRWLSRDPIGEEGGLNLYGFVGNNGVNSIDPLGQNEVVVSGGCNPAWHGWEIAGPRATGLELPARILRALG, from the coding sequence GTGCAGTACGGCTACGAGCCGAACTCGCACCTGCTGAAAAGCGCAACCTTCGGCTCCGGTGCATCAACAGGCTATTCCTATGAACCCCATCGTAACCTGAAAAGCTCTGTGCTGAACACCTATAACTCCGCAACAATTTCACAGTACGACTACACCCACGATAATATAGGCCGCCGGAATTCCATGACCACCTCCGGGGACGCCTTTTCCGTCTCTCTGCCTGTTCCGCCGGATCAAAAGCTGGTCAACACGGGGACGTATACCTCGGTCGATTACACGGCGAATGATCTGAATCAGTATACCTCCGTGAATACAAACGGTGCTACGGCCAGTCCGGCGTATGATAACGACGGCGGCCTTACCGACGACGGAACCTTCACCTATAGCTGGAACGAAGAGAACCGGCTCATCACCATTACCCCGAAAACACCGGCTGTCGGGGATGAGAAGCTTGAGTTTCTCTATGACTATATGGGCCGACGGGTACGAAAAGTTACAACCGCCTGGGACGGCTCAACTTGGCAATCTGATGAAACCCGTTTTTTTGTCTATGACGGCTGGAACCTGATTGAGGAACTGGACGGAACCGGAGCAACCACGGCCAGTTATGTCTACGGCCTTGATCTTTCGCAGAGCCTTCAGGGTGCCGGAGGAATCGGGGGAATTCTGGCAAGGGTTGATCACAGTGCTGGCAAGATGCATGTGTATTTTTATGACGCTAACGGCAATGTGGGGCAGATGCTTGATTCTACGGACGGCTCTGTCGTCGCTGCTTACGAGTATGCGCCTTTTGGCGGATTGACTTCCGCTATGGGAAGTTATGCCGATGTTAATCCGTTTCGCTTTTCTAGCAAATACGCTGATGATGTTGCCGGGTTGTATTATCATGGGTATCGCTACTATTCCCCCGAGCTTGGCCGGTGGTTGAGTCGTGATCCGATTGGTGAAGAGGGTGGTTTGAATTTGTATGGGTTTGTGGGGAATAATGGGGTCAACTCGATAGATCCGTTAGGACAGAATGAAGTTGTTGTCAGCGGCGGCTGCAACCCGGCTTGGCATGGGTGGGAGATTGCAGGCCCCAGGGCGACCGGATTAGAGCTGCCAGCACGTATACTCCGAGCATTGGGCTAA
- a CDS encoding RHS repeat-associated core domain-containing protein has protein sequence MCSASFGNPVNLRTVTVYYSEDGSLSSGRLKSVLSPDGRLTTTTYEQGSFDVGTQVFTPGAGTDERVTTVHGTESSPAGIALKTTREESICDNLGNTVFQRTLIFDGGAYQPVSWTAQEFDDFGRMTRRTASDGTVVETDWSCCVKNFEINATGVRTDFTEYDGLHRLISQSREAEQGPVVTDYIYDASGRRLTETVSSGSLSLGSSSQYDLSGRIISRTDSRNLTTNYDYASGGRITTETRPGNITEITETYLDGRTRSVTGSGVVPRFYSYGVNSDGSIWTEVHSGTAASPVWEKTTTDLAGRTVKTEKPGYLGTEVSENFYNDKGQLIRTTAPGLADTLHQYDELGNRIRSGLDIDSSGVLETASDDRISGSSTAFLLDNGAWWQEQVQSIFAESGSSAETITGKTRTRLTGLGAGGLIAETVSTDIHDNETVSSRYINRTSHTITKITDYLDSDTNAVQESLYGLLKSSTDKSGITTTYQYDALERRTGVTDPRTGQSITHYNTLGQVDYTEDAATKRTEYGYDPITGRKTSVTDAENRTVYFLYDNFDRVTHTWGGTTPVRYEYDNYGRMDAMHTWRSGEGWDSPTWPSANDGLADITRWHYHEATGLLESKEDAQNKSTQYTYLEGGRLHTRTWARTPAITTTYSYDPNTGELTGIDYSDTTPDIGFTYNRTGQRSTVTDAVGTRTFAYNSALQPDSESITGLISRILTRTYATAGVVGRNTGFSTDSSYAVTYGYDSTGRFGGVSWNIGTHSDTVQYGYEPNSHLLKSATFGTGASTGYSYEPHRNLKTSVLNTYNSATISQYDYTHDDIGRRKTMTTSGDAFSISLPVPPDQKLINTGTYTSVDYTANDLNQYTSVDTDDSAVNPTYDDDGGLTDDGTFIYTWNGENRLVTVTPKNPAVGDKKLSFLYDYMGRRVRKVTTAWDGTAWQPDETNLFVYDGWNLIEELDGTGATTASYVHGFDLSQSLQGAGGIGGILARVDHGTDKAHLYFYDANGNVGQMVDSSDGSVVAAYEYAPFGGLTSAMGTYAKTNPFRFSTKYADDVAGLYYYGYRYYSPELGRWLSRDPIGEEGGVNLYGFISNNSVSWIDKLGLLSSPGVGDQINPFGWRGSDKKDYTEWFENRFPKTCAGAKQLLGERIVKRTCSKRSSHPTSILPIIDRQGQVDVYSNMKRYGDKPQGVWERYVKIGNFVIQAERINITWDNECCFRYTATVFVLENTGADPGEILSYTKMFVGRRVRMAEWPISGSSCCGGGGL, from the coding sequence TTGTGCTCCGCGTCCTTTGGTAATCCGGTCAACCTGCGCACAGTCACGGTCTATTATTCCGAAGATGGCTCTCTTTCCTCGGGCAGATTGAAGTCCGTGCTTTCACCGGACGGACGGCTGACAACCACCACCTATGAGCAGGGGAGCTTTGATGTCGGCACCCAGGTCTTCACGCCGGGTGCGGGCACGGACGAACGGGTGACAACGGTGCATGGTACGGAGAGCTCACCCGCCGGTATTGCGCTGAAAACAACCAGGGAAGAGAGTATTTGCGACAACCTGGGAAATACAGTATTTCAGCGCACCCTGATCTTTGATGGCGGCGCTTATCAACCGGTGAGCTGGACAGCGCAGGAATTTGATGATTTCGGCAGGATGACCCGGCGTACCGCCTCCGACGGCACTGTTGTTGAAACAGACTGGTCTTGCTGCGTGAAGAATTTCGAGATCAACGCGACCGGGGTGCGAACTGATTTTACGGAGTACGACGGTCTCCACCGACTCATCAGTCAAAGCCGTGAAGCCGAACAGGGGCCTGTTGTAACTGATTATATCTACGACGCTTCGGGCAGACGGCTCACCGAAACCGTGTCCTCCGGCAGTCTCAGTCTGGGCAGTTCCAGCCAGTACGACCTGTCCGGCAGGATCATCAGCCGGACCGACAGCAGGAACCTGACCACCAACTACGATTATGCTTCAGGAGGTCGGATCACTACTGAAACCCGGCCCGGTAATATCACCGAAATCACAGAAACCTATTTGGATGGTCGAACCAGATCCGTGACCGGCAGCGGCGTTGTGCCCCGCTTCTACAGCTACGGGGTGAACAGCGACGGCAGCATCTGGACAGAGGTGCATAGCGGAACCGCTGCTTCCCCGGTCTGGGAGAAAACCACAACAGACCTGGCCGGACGGACAGTGAAGACCGAAAAGCCGGGTTATCTGGGCACGGAAGTCTCGGAGAATTTTTACAACGACAAAGGGCAGCTGATCCGAACAACTGCGCCGGGACTGGCTGACACCCTGCACCAGTACGACGAACTGGGCAACAGAATCCGTTCAGGTCTGGATATCGACAGCAGCGGGGTCCTGGAAACCGCCTCAGACGACCGGATCAGCGGCAGCAGCACAGCCTTTCTCCTGGATAACGGTGCGTGGTGGCAGGAACAGGTACAGAGTATCTTTGCCGAATCCGGTTCATCTGCCGAGACAATCACCGGCAAAACCCGGACTCGCCTGACCGGTCTGGGCGCAGGCGGCCTGATTGCCGAAACCGTGAGCACGGACATCCACGACAATGAGACTGTTTCGTCGCGGTATATCAACCGGACCTCTCATACAATTACTAAAATCACGGATTATCTTGATTCGGACACGAATGCGGTGCAGGAATCCCTGTACGGCCTGCTGAAATCCTCCACGGACAAATCCGGCATCACCACCACCTACCAGTACGACGCCCTGGAACGACGCACCGGCGTCACCGATCCCCGCACCGGCCAGAGCATCACCCATTACAACACCCTGGGGCAGGTTGATTACACTGAGGACGCAGCAACGAAGCGCACAGAGTACGGCTACGATCCAATCACGGGCAGGAAAACTTCAGTGACCGATGCGGAGAACCGGACGGTCTACTTTCTCTATGACAACTTTGATCGGGTCACCCATACCTGGGGTGGAACAACGCCTGTCCGCTATGAATACGACAACTACGGCAGAATGGATGCCATGCACACCTGGCGGAGTGGTGAGGGCTGGGATTCCCCGACCTGGCCGTCTGCCAACGACGGGCTGGCTGATATTACCCGCTGGCATTACCACGAGGCCACTGGCCTGCTGGAGTCCAAAGAAGATGCGCAAAATAAGAGTACACAATACACCTATCTGGAAGGCGGCAGACTCCATACCCGTACCTGGGCCAGAACTCCGGCTATCACAACCACCTACAGCTATGATCCGAACACCGGCGAATTGACCGGCATTGATTATTCCGACACCACCCCGGATATCGGGTTTACCTACAACCGCACCGGACAACGCAGTACAGTGACCGATGCCGTCGGGACCCGTACTTTTGCCTATAACTCTGCTCTTCAACCGGACAGCGAAAGCATCACAGGACTGATCAGCCGAATCCTCACCCGCACCTATGCAACCGCCGGAGTTGTCGGCAGAAACACCGGCTTCAGCACCGACAGCAGCTATGCCGTCACCTATGGCTATGACAGCACCGGACGCTTCGGAGGTGTTTCCTGGAATATCGGTACGCACAGCGATACTGTGCAGTACGGCTACGAGCCGAACTCGCACCTGCTGAAAAGCGCAACCTTCGGTACCGGTGCATCAACAGGCTATTCCTATGAACCCCATCGTAACCTGAAAACCTCTGTACTGAATACCTATAACTCCGCAACAATTTCACAGTACGATTATACGCATGACGATATAGGGCGTCGAAAAACTATGACGACCTCCGGGGATGCCTTTTCCATCTCCCTGCCTGTTCCGCCGGATCAAAAACTCATCAACACGGGAACCTATACCTCGGTCGATTACACTGCCAATGATCTGAACCAGTACACCTCCGTGGATACGGACGACTCAGCGGTCAATCCCACTTATGATGATGACGGTGGTCTCACTGACGACGGCACCTTCATCTATACTTGGAACGGAGAAAATCGGCTTGTAACGGTTACTCCGAAAAACCCTGCTGTCGGTGATAAAAAGCTTTCTTTTCTCTATGATTATATGGGTCGCAGGGTGCGGAAAGTCACAACCGCTTGGGATGGCACGGCATGGCAACCCGATGAGACAAACCTGTTCGTCTATGACGGCTGGAATTTGATTGAGGAACTGGACGGAACCGGAGCAACTACGGCGAGTTATGTTCACGGGTTTGATCTTTCGCAGAGTTTGCAGGGAGCTGGCGGTATCGGCGGGATTCTGGCACGAGTTGACCACGGAACGGATAAAGCTCATCTCTATTTCTACGATGCCAACGGTAATGTCGGACAGATGGTTGATTCTTCGGACGGCTCTGTCGTCGCTGCTTATGAGTACGCTCCCTTTGGCGGACTGACTTCCGCTATGGGGACTTATGCGAAAACCAATCCGTTCCGGTTCTCAACAAAATACGCTGATGATGTGGCCGGGCTGTATTATTATGGGTACCGGTACTATTCCCCTGAGCTTGGGCGTTGGTTGAGCAGAGATCCTATTGGGGAAGAAGGCGGGGTTAATTTGTATGGGTTTATCTCAAATAATTCGGTTAGCTGGATTGATAAACTAGGATTGCTTTCGTCACCCGGCGTGGGAGATCAAATCAATCCTTTTGGCTGGCGCGGAAGTGATAAGAAAGATTATACCGAATGGTTTGAGAATCGTTTCCCCAAAACTTGTGCAGGGGCAAAGCAGTTATTAGGCGAGAGAATTGTCAAGAGAACATGCTCGAAACGATCCTCGCATCCAACCAGTATTCTTCCTATAATTGATCGACAGGGACAAGTTGATGTCTATAGTAACATGAAAAGGTATGGTGATAAGCCACAAGGTGTTTGGGAGCGTTATGTTAAAATTGGCAATTTTGTTATTCAAGCAGAACGTATTAATATAACCTGGGATAATGAATGCTGCTTCAGATACACAGCTACTGTTTTCGTTCTTGAGAACACCGGAGCCGATCCTGGAGAAATACTTTCTTATACAAAAATGTTTGTCGGAAGAAGAGTCAGGATGGCCGAGTGGCCTATCTCTGGTTCTTCCTGTTGTGGAGGTGGAGGTTTATAA